The sequence CGGCCGCGAGCGCGAGATAGTCACCGGCGCGCGCGCGGGGCTCGAGCTCGTGCTGGTGCCGCTCGAGCAGCGCGAGGTTGCGGGTGTTCGAGCGCCACAACAGGTCGAAGAGATCGCCGGCCACCGGGATCACGCCGAGCAACGTGTCGATGCCGATGTTGAGCAGCATCCGCGCGATCACGACCCGCGGCACGCCACGTCGTACGGCGGCCGCCACCACCGTGAAGGCGACGCCTCCGGTGACGAGATCGCCGAGGCCCGGCACCAGCGCGCCGAGGATCGCGTCGAGCCCGATGCC is a genomic window of Deltaproteobacteria bacterium containing:
- a CDS encoding DUF4112 domain-containing protein, with the translated sequence MSAATTSVQPWSSQDPVVEAEQMAEQHLVRTAEVERVGHVVRWLDDLVRVPGTRFGIGLDAILGALVPGLGDLVTGGVAFTVVAAAVRRGVPRVVIARMLLNIGIDTLLGVIPVAGDLFDLLWRSNTRNLALLERHQHELEPRARAGDYLALAAAGTMIAIGVAAPFVLVAWVWSLLAG